A region from the Panicum hallii strain FIL2 chromosome 1, PHallii_v3.1, whole genome shotgun sequence genome encodes:
- the LOC112874924 gene encoding glutathione S-transferase T3-like isoform X2, giving the protein MAMQVGPAAPSVRPNHKRSKNFSDHEDEVLVSGWLNISLDPVVGKDQKDGRYWSLICEYFHEHKTCSSKRTINSLMHRWESIQKCVNKFCGCLTRIELRCQSGTTMQDKVAEACALYKSEDEHSKAFQFMHCWNKLRTQPKWLAKVDELAAAKTSNKRQKTSSTADPSATLPSEIGQGAVEGLEANALTRPIGKKKAKAALLQEKKKKCDSNLRKYVGTEEGN; this is encoded by the exons ATG GCAATGCAAGTTGGTCCAGCAGCCCCCTCCGTGAGACCAAACCATAAGAGATCAAAGAATTTCAGTGACCACGAAGATGAGGTTTTGGTTTCAGGGTGGCTGAATATAAGCTTGGATCCGGTTGTAGGCAAAGATCAAAAAGATGGTAGGTATTGGTCTCTTATCTGTGAGTACTTCCATGAACACAAGACGTGCTCCTCAAAGCGTACCATTAATTCTCTCATGCACCGGTGGGAGAGCATACAAAAATGTGTGAACAAGTTTTGTGGATGTCTAACACGGATTGAGTTAAGATGTCAGAGTGGTACTACAATGCAAGACAAG GTTGCAGAGGCATGTGCTTTGTACAAGTCCGAAGACGAACATAGCAAAGCATTTCAGTTCATGCATTGCTGGAATAAGCTGAGAACACAACCAAAATGGCTTGCTAAAGTTGATGAATTGGCTGCTGCTAAAACATCTAACAAGAGGCAGAAGACAAGCTCTACTGCTGATCCGAGTGCAACTTTACCAAGTGAAATAGGACAAGGTGCGGTTGAAGGCCTAGAGGCTAATGCATTGACAAGGCCAATTGGTAAGAAGAAGGCAAAAGCAGcattgctgcaagagaagaaaaaaaagtgtGACAGCAACCTTAGAAAATATGTGGGCACAGAAGAAGGAAACTGA
- the LOC112874924 gene encoding glutathione S-transferase T3-like isoform X1, with product MMDETNLGDLYNYGNTYADQQSQAMQVGPAAPSVRPNHKRSKNFSDHEDEVLVSGWLNISLDPVVGKDQKDGRYWSLICEYFHEHKTCSSKRTINSLMHRWESIQKCVNKFCGCLTRIELRCQSGTTMQDKVAEACALYKSEDEHSKAFQFMHCWNKLRTQPKWLAKVDELAAAKTSNKRQKTSSTADPSATLPSEIGQGAVEGLEANALTRPIGKKKAKAALLQEKKKKCDSNLRKYVGTEEGN from the exons ATGATGGATGAAACCAATCTAGGTGATCTTTATAATTATGGCAACACCTATGCTGACCAACAGTCACAGGCAATGCAAGTTGGTCCAGCAGCCCCCTCCGTGAGACCAAACCATAAGAGATCAAAGAATTTCAGTGACCACGAAGATGAGGTTTTGGTTTCAGGGTGGCTGAATATAAGCTTGGATCCGGTTGTAGGCAAAGATCAAAAAGATGGTAGGTATTGGTCTCTTATCTGTGAGTACTTCCATGAACACAAGACGTGCTCCTCAAAGCGTACCATTAATTCTCTCATGCACCGGTGGGAGAGCATACAAAAATGTGTGAACAAGTTTTGTGGATGTCTAACACGGATTGAGTTAAGATGTCAGAGTGGTACTACAATGCAAGACAAG GTTGCAGAGGCATGTGCTTTGTACAAGTCCGAAGACGAACATAGCAAAGCATTTCAGTTCATGCATTGCTGGAATAAGCTGAGAACACAACCAAAATGGCTTGCTAAAGTTGATGAATTGGCTGCTGCTAAAACATCTAACAAGAGGCAGAAGACAAGCTCTACTGCTGATCCGAGTGCAACTTTACCAAGTGAAATAGGACAAGGTGCGGTTGAAGGCCTAGAGGCTAATGCATTGACAAGGCCAATTGGTAAGAAGAAGGCAAAAGCAGcattgctgcaagagaagaaaaaaaagtgtGACAGCAACCTTAGAAAATATGTGGGCACAGAAGAAGGAAACTGA
- the LOC112879049 gene encoding sirohydrochlorin ferrochelatase, chloroplastic isoform X1, with translation MHPVSVPLQPFTATPASLLIPRSTAVRNSIDFGELRRAGRSSGNLAMNSIQNPSRGSETPGSEDFNVGDKDAVVIVDHGSRRQESNLMLNDFVEMFRARTGYKIVEPAHMELAEPTIKDAFGKCVQQGASRVIVSPYFLSPGRHWKQDIPTLAAEASKEHSNIPYIVTAPLGLHELMVDIMNDRIKYCLLQVAGDVDECTVCAGTGKCRLYS, from the exons ATGCACCCAGTTTCAGTCCCCTTGCAGCCTTTCACTGCAACTCCGGCAAGCTTACTTATCCCAAG GAGCACAGCTGTGAGAAATTCCATCGATTTTGGCGAGTTACGGAGAGCTGGAAGGTCTAGTGGAAACCTTGCTATGAATTCCATACAGAATCCTTCCCGTGGGTCAGAAACGCCCGGAAGTGAGGATTTCAATGTGGGGGATAAGGATGCCGTGGTCATTGTCGACCATGGTTCACGGCGCCAAGAATCCAATCTCATGCTAA ATGACTTTGTCGAGATGTTCAGGGCACGAACTGGTTATAAGATCGTTGAGCCTGCTCATATG GAGCTGGCTGAGCCGACTATTAAGGATGCTTTTGGAAAATGTGTGCAACAAGGGGCATCCCGTGTTATTGTTAGTCCATATTTCCTTTCCCCTGGACGACACTGGAAACAA GATATCCCTACTTTAGCAGCAGAAGCATCCAAGGAGCACTCAAATATACCCTATATTGTCACTGCCCCTCTTGGACTGCATGAGCTTATGGTG GATATCATGAATGATCGCATCAAGTACTGCCTGCTACAAGTTGCAGGTGATGTCGATGAGTGTACAGTATGTGCTGGAACTGGAAAGTGCCGCCTCTACTCCTGA
- the LOC112879049 gene encoding sirohydrochlorin ferrochelatase, chloroplastic isoform X2, with translation MNSIQNPSRGSETPGSEDFNVGDKDAVVIVDHGSRRQESNLMLNDFVEMFRARTGYKIVEPAHMELAEPTIKDAFGKCVQQGASRVIVSPYFLSPGRHWKQDIPTLAAEASKEHSNIPYIVTAPLGLHELMVDIMNDRIKYCLLQVAGDVDECTVCAGTGKCRLYS, from the exons ATGAATTCCATACAGAATCCTTCCCGTGGGTCAGAAACGCCCGGAAGTGAGGATTTCAATGTGGGGGATAAGGATGCCGTGGTCATTGTCGACCATGGTTCACGGCGCCAAGAATCCAATCTCATGCTAA ATGACTTTGTCGAGATGTTCAGGGCACGAACTGGTTATAAGATCGTTGAGCCTGCTCATATG GAGCTGGCTGAGCCGACTATTAAGGATGCTTTTGGAAAATGTGTGCAACAAGGGGCATCCCGTGTTATTGTTAGTCCATATTTCCTTTCCCCTGGACGACACTGGAAACAA GATATCCCTACTTTAGCAGCAGAAGCATCCAAGGAGCACTCAAATATACCCTATATTGTCACTGCCCCTCTTGGACTGCATGAGCTTATGGTG GATATCATGAATGATCGCATCAAGTACTGCCTGCTACAAGTTGCAGGTGATGTCGATGAGTGTACAGTATGTGCTGGAACTGGAAAGTGCCGCCTCTACTCCTGA
- the LOC112902266 gene encoding structural maintenance of chromosomes flexible hinge domain-containing protein GMI1, with translation MRSRFMLWSCSRMAEASRGAKRKALLQYSDGIEEEDASRVYRFQVLLPSGVIISLTLNNSGEEMSVRDVFLHSVKRELNSAPVGGGKVREIHWDGNYFLTDLLDRKITEKIKLSNFDTKSTNILRLHNEKGGFVSTFENMWDLTPQTDLVQELPAEYSTESALVDLTDNALQAVWSNGRGERKLIKITLDKEKIVFFDTGRGMDVSDGNSISKWGTMCSSNHRVFRQKGIGGKAPYLLPFFGMFGYCGTIASMHLGRIAIVSSKTKESRKVFTLHLSREALLKKTLSKNSKHTWKTAGGVRNHLKRRCCCHHARVLPRWRFVG, from the exons ATGCGATCGCGCTTCATGCTCTG GTCTTGCTCTAGGATGGCAGAGGCAAGCAGAGGAGCCAAGAGAAAGGCTTTATTACAGTATTCGGATGGGATTGAGGAAGAAGATGCTTCAAGAGTGTACCGGTTTCAGGTCCTGTTGCCAAGTGGTGTGATCATCAGCCTCACGCTGAACAACTCTGGCGAAGAGATGTCGGTTCGTGATGTCTTCTTGCATAGTGTCAAGAGGGAGTTGAACAGTGCCCCTGTGGGAGGTGGAAAGGTGCGGGAGATACACTGGGATGGCAATTATTTTTTAACGGACCTCCTTGACAGGAAGATTACAGAAAAAATCAAGTTGAGCAACTTTGACACCAAGAGTACAAACATATTAAGACTCCAT AATGAAAAAGGAGGATTTGTCAGTACATTTGAG AATATGTGGGACCTTACCCCTCAGACTGATCTGGTTCAAGAGCTTCCTGCAGAATATAGCACTGAGAGCGCTCTTGTTGACCTTACT GATAATGCACTGCAAGCTGTGTGGTCAAATGGTAGAGGAGAAAGGAAGTTGATCAA GATAACTCTTGACAAAGAAAAGATTGTGTTTTTTGACACTGGTAGGGGAATGGATGTTTCAGATGGGAACTCTATCTCTAAATG GGGTACAATGTGTTCTTCTAACCATAGAGTATTTCGGCAGAAAGGTATTGGTGGGAAAGCACCATATCTATTG CCCTTCTTTGGGATGTTTGGTTATTGTGGAACTATTGCTTCAATGCATCTTGGAAG AATTGCTATTGTTTCCTCTAAAACTAAGGAATCTAGAAAAGTGTTTACCTTACACCTATCAAGGGAGGCCTTGCTGAAAAAAACATTATCTAAGAATTCCAAACACACTTGGAag ACTGCTGGAGGAGTTAGGAACCATCTAAAGAGGAGATGCTGTTGTCACCACGCCAGAGTTTTACCCAG GTGGAGATTTGTGGGTTGA